The following proteins are co-located in the Bosea sp. AS-1 genome:
- a CDS encoding HlyD family efflux transporter periplasmic adaptor subunit, with protein sequence MSDAPCLSLTWPARDIQVSDLSRLAGQALAERRVIVAPGRVGPEASPAQHVALVVALPLGAGAPIAAAAIALTTTAGVPVVAPEAVAEQLRWGAGWLEALPWARRAKALSLDVARAASCLDLLAAVGAQTRLPEAGISIVNELATRLRCDRVSLGVIKRNGTIRLLAMSHSASFKHESRLTDSIENAMDEAIEQSRSVAYPLLPVMEYAVHIAHQALAEGAKTAGTTTMSAVLNGNRGEPIGALTFERHGAEPFTADTLQLAETIAALLGPQIGLRLRANRWIAGRVIDRLRDGADALLGPRRPGFKLAAIALGGLTLTAAFAHGEHRVTAKSVLEAELQRAAIAPFDGYIRTAPVRAGDTVRSGDLLVALDDRDLLLDRSKWRAERDKLLQRQREALAKHDRNNLVLIEPQIRQAESQLELAEEKLVRARILAPFDGVVVSGDLSQMLGSPVEKGKTLFEIAPLEAYRLIVQVDERDVRYVAVGQSGTVALAGQPGNLLPMTLSKITPVTVAEEGHNSFRIEARLSEPGLHLRPGMEGVAKIETGRRSLVWIWMHPVFDWLHLAAWKYLP encoded by the coding sequence GTGTCAGATGCGCCGTGCCTGTCGCTGACCTGGCCGGCGCGTGACATCCAGGTCAGCGACCTTTCGCGGTTGGCCGGACAGGCTCTTGCAGAGCGCCGTGTCATCGTCGCTCCCGGTCGCGTCGGCCCTGAAGCAAGCCCGGCGCAACATGTCGCACTCGTCGTCGCCTTGCCGCTCGGCGCAGGCGCGCCAATTGCCGCCGCCGCGATAGCCTTGACGACGACCGCTGGCGTACCCGTCGTCGCTCCAGAGGCCGTCGCCGAGCAATTGCGCTGGGGAGCGGGCTGGCTCGAGGCCCTGCCTTGGGCGCGACGAGCCAAGGCCCTTTCGCTCGATGTCGCGCGCGCCGCATCCTGCCTCGATCTGCTCGCAGCGGTCGGGGCGCAGACGCGACTGCCGGAGGCAGGGATCAGCATCGTGAACGAGCTTGCGACGCGCCTGCGATGTGATCGGGTATCGCTGGGCGTGATCAAGCGGAACGGTACCATCCGCCTCCTGGCGATGTCGCATTCCGCCAGCTTCAAACACGAAAGCCGCCTGACGGACTCCATCGAAAACGCGATGGATGAAGCGATCGAGCAGTCCCGCAGCGTCGCTTATCCGCTGCTGCCCGTGATGGAATATGCCGTGCATATCGCCCATCAGGCGCTGGCGGAAGGGGCGAAGACCGCCGGTACAACGACCATGTCCGCCGTGCTGAACGGCAATAGGGGCGAGCCGATCGGCGCGCTCACTTTCGAACGTCACGGGGCCGAGCCGTTCACCGCGGATACGTTGCAACTGGCGGAAACCATCGCAGCCTTGCTCGGACCGCAGATCGGATTGCGGCTGCGAGCGAACAGATGGATCGCCGGGCGCGTGATCGATCGCCTCCGCGACGGGGCCGACGCGCTGTTAGGCCCACGGCGACCGGGCTTCAAGCTCGCCGCCATTGCTCTGGGGGGGCTCACGCTCACCGCAGCCTTTGCGCATGGAGAGCACCGCGTCACCGCAAAGTCGGTGCTCGAAGCCGAGCTGCAACGCGCGGCCATCGCACCGTTCGACGGGTATATCCGGACAGCTCCGGTCCGTGCCGGCGATACCGTGCGGAGTGGCGATCTCCTGGTCGCACTCGATGACCGCGACCTCCTTCTCGATCGCTCGAAGTGGCGCGCCGAGCGTGACAAGCTGCTGCAACGGCAGCGGGAGGCGCTCGCCAAGCACGATCGCAACAACCTCGTCCTCATCGAGCCGCAGATCCGCCAGGCCGAGTCACAGTTGGAGCTTGCAGAGGAGAAGCTCGTCCGGGCACGCATCCTCGCGCCCTTCGACGGCGTCGTCGTCTCGGGAGATCTGAGCCAGATGCTCGGCTCTCCGGTGGAGAAGGGCAAAACCCTGTTCGAGATCGCCCCGCTGGAGGCTTATCGCCTGATCGTCCAGGTCGACGAGCGCGATGTGCGTTATGTCGCGGTGGGGCAGAGCGGTACCGTCGCCCTCGCGGGTCAGCCCGGCAATCTGCTGCCAATGACCTTGAGCAAGATCACGCCGGTGACGGTCGCGGAGGAGGGACATAATTCCTTCCGGATCGAGGCCCGTCTGTCGGAGCCTGGTTTGCATCTGCGCCCCGGGATGGAAGGTGTCGCCAAGATCGAAACCGGACGGCGCTCGCTCGTCTGGATCTGGATGCACCCTGTTTTCGATTGGCTGCATCTCGCTGCGTGGAAATACCTGCCCTGA
- a CDS encoding HlyD family efflux transporter periplasmic adaptor subunit, which translates to MTVAPFLSSSWYRVALRKPKLRDHASVHRHRYRGNVWYVVHDHATGRVHRLSPASCMMIAAMDGVRTVDQLWHAIGAKLGEEAPSQGDVIRLLAELNASDLLQTEVTPNSDALMERAARAGRSGWLSNVLYPLALRIPCWHPDAFFERTRPIARWMFSRSGAILWLLVMLPALLLAAQHWQELNADATDRILAADNIVPLALTYLLLKVMHEFGHGFAVKAFGGAVHEFGVMVLVFAPLPYVDASAASGFRSKWQRALVGAAGMMVELFIAALALYVWLAVEPGIVRALAFNAMVVAGVSTVLFNGNPLLRYDGYYILADLLEIPNLAQRATRYWGYLIDRYVFRTDGARDFVATSGERIWFLFYGPAAFFYRQAVMLGIAIFIASQYLAVGIAVAVWSLLTGIALPIGKASWLVLTSPRLQRNRTRAITATFGAILVAGSALLLIPAPFYFTTEGVVWLPERAILRAGANGFVRDFLVEPGQRVQAGDALIESEDPASKTELEILRARVTELEIRLATERFADRIRAEITTTELGQARAELETATSRAERLIVRSPGDGIFSVMKSQDLPGRFVREGLLIGYVLPPDTRIIRATIGQDDIDLVRDRLRSVTVKLAERLDETLPATIVREVPAGHNNLPSRALGSPGGGAVTVDPADTQGTRTLQRVFQVDVELSANATAPIAFGGRAYVRFDHDWEPVGWQMWRRVRQLLLSRLQI; encoded by the coding sequence ATGACCGTCGCACCGTTCCTGAGCTCCTCCTGGTATCGCGTCGCGCTCCGCAAGCCAAAGTTGCGCGATCATGCCTCGGTCCATCGCCACCGCTATCGCGGCAATGTCTGGTACGTCGTGCATGATCACGCCACCGGCCGTGTGCACCGCTTGTCGCCGGCGAGCTGCATGATGATTGCCGCCATGGACGGCGTGCGCACGGTCGACCAGCTCTGGCATGCGATTGGAGCCAAGCTGGGAGAGGAGGCACCGAGCCAGGGCGACGTGATCCGGTTGTTGGCCGAGCTCAATGCTTCGGATCTGCTGCAGACCGAGGTCACGCCCAATTCGGATGCGCTCATGGAACGCGCCGCACGGGCAGGGCGGTCTGGGTGGCTGAGCAATGTGCTGTATCCACTGGCGCTGCGAATCCCGTGCTGGCATCCGGACGCGTTCTTCGAGCGCACGCGGCCGATCGCCCGATGGATGTTCAGTCGCTCGGGAGCGATATTGTGGCTGCTTGTCATGCTCCCGGCGCTGCTGCTGGCGGCGCAGCACTGGCAGGAGCTGAATGCCGATGCCACCGACCGCATCCTTGCGGCCGACAACATCGTGCCGCTTGCCCTGACCTATCTCCTGCTCAAGGTCATGCACGAGTTCGGGCATGGATTTGCCGTCAAGGCATTCGGGGGGGCCGTGCACGAGTTCGGTGTGATGGTTCTGGTCTTTGCGCCGCTCCCTTACGTCGATGCCTCGGCCGCATCGGGATTCCGCAGCAAATGGCAACGCGCGCTCGTCGGTGCGGCCGGAATGATGGTCGAGCTGTTTATCGCGGCGCTCGCACTTTACGTCTGGCTTGCCGTCGAGCCTGGAATTGTCCGGGCACTGGCTTTCAACGCCATGGTGGTGGCAGGCGTTTCCACCGTGCTGTTCAACGGCAATCCGCTCCTGCGTTACGATGGCTATTACATTCTTGCCGATCTGCTGGAGATTCCGAATCTTGCGCAGCGCGCCACCCGCTACTGGGGGTATCTCATCGATCGGTATGTGTTTCGCACCGATGGGGCGAGGGATTTCGTTGCGACGAGTGGCGAGCGCATCTGGTTCCTCTTCTACGGGCCCGCTGCCTTCTTCTACCGTCAAGCCGTCATGCTGGGGATCGCGATATTCATCGCATCCCAGTATCTCGCTGTCGGCATCGCGGTTGCGGTCTGGAGTCTGTTGACGGGCATCGCGTTGCCGATCGGCAAGGCGTCCTGGCTGGTGCTCACGAGCCCACGACTTCAGCGCAATCGTACTCGCGCAATAACCGCGACCTTCGGCGCAATCCTGGTCGCCGGGAGCGCCCTGTTACTGATCCCGGCACCGTTCTACTTCACGACCGAAGGCGTGGTCTGGTTGCCCGAGCGTGCCATCCTGCGCGCGGGGGCGAACGGCTTCGTGCGCGATTTCCTGGTCGAGCCCGGCCAAAGAGTGCAGGCTGGCGATGCGTTGATCGAAAGCGAAGATCCCGCATCCAAGACCGAACTCGAAATCCTGCGGGCGCGCGTCACGGAACTCGAGATCCGCCTTGCCACGGAGCGCTTTGCCGATCGCATACGTGCCGAGATCACAACCACGGAGCTGGGGCAGGCGCGCGCCGAGCTTGAGACCGCAACCAGCCGCGCTGAGCGGCTCATCGTTCGCAGCCCCGGCGATGGCATCTTCTCGGTGATGAAATCGCAGGATCTGCCCGGGCGCTTTGTGCGCGAGGGCCTGCTGATCGGCTATGTGCTCCCGCCCGACACGCGCATCATCCGCGCAACGATCGGGCAGGACGACATCGATCTCGTTCGTGACCGGTTGCGCAGCGTCACGGTCAAGCTGGCGGAGCGCCTCGATGAGACCTTGCCGGCGACGATCGTTCGCGAGGTTCCTGCCGGGCACAACAATCTTCCGAGCCGGGCCCTTGGGAGTCCCGGCGGCGGTGCGGTGACGGTCGACCCGGCTGACACGCAAGGAACCAGGACGCTGCAACGTGTTTTCCAGGTAGACGTCGAGCTGTCCGCAAATGCCACGGCGCCCATCGCCTTCGGCGGTCGTGCCTATGTGCGTTTCGATCATGACTGGGAGCCGGTCGGCTGGCAGATGTGGCGGCGCGTGCGTCAATTGCTGCTTTCCCGGCTGCAGATCTGA
- a CDS encoding preprotein translocase subunit SecA — translation MSYPLGLRPGAGSLAIDAPYAERASCKEGRIDGALLGGWGRVSPHLLSAIRRHRLSRFARLIETLEPQVANLPDRRLRELADDLRARLRSARLFSRESALSFALVREAARRHVGMRHFHVQLLGGAAMMGGAIAEMETGEGKTLTALLPAITAALMGRPVHVITVNDYLARRDAEQLGPVYAALGLTVGLAEHGQSPEDRRRAYASDVTYCTNKELVFDYLRDRLVLGPRRASARLLVDRMFRDGQIGGLQPLLLRGLHCAIVDEADSVLIDEARTPLILSGAQEGAENAAGLYEAALDIARRLDPGDAFQVLPNEKSIRLTADGENQIAELAAGMPGLWIIRRAREELVQHALAALHLYRRDVQYIVADGKVQIVDEYTGRVMPDRSWESGIHQLIEAKEHCAITERRKTLAQITYQRFFRRYVHLCGMTGTATEPAGELYATYGLPIVRIPTNRPLRRANAGTRMLSTAEQKWKAVLRSVQAETRAGRAVLVGTRSVEASEQISQLLRAAGLEPMVLNARQDREEAEVVARAGQPGRITVATNMAGRGTDIQLHAAVRDAGGLHVILTEYHESRRIDRQLYGRAGRQGDPGSYQAIVAIEDEIFQRFSSRGLLQLVTRNLAPDRQIPAAIALALRSYSQSAAERLHGRARQAAVAEDDRINKIFGFAGPE, via the coding sequence ATGTCGTATCCTCTTGGCTTACGGCCGGGTGCCGGCTCGCTCGCGATCGATGCGCCTTATGCCGAGCGCGCAAGCTGCAAAGAGGGCCGCATCGACGGTGCACTGCTTGGCGGCTGGGGCCGGGTCTCGCCCCACTTGTTGTCCGCCATTCGGCGACATCGGCTCTCTCGCTTCGCGCGGCTGATCGAGACGCTGGAGCCACAGGTGGCGAACCTGCCGGATCGACGGCTGCGCGAGCTTGCCGACGACCTGCGTGCACGATTGCGGTCGGCGCGCCTGTTCTCGCGGGAAAGTGCGCTTTCATTTGCGCTTGTGCGCGAAGCGGCGCGCCGTCACGTCGGCATGCGCCACTTCCACGTCCAGTTGCTAGGCGGCGCCGCCATGATGGGAGGGGCAATCGCCGAAATGGAAACCGGCGAAGGCAAGACCTTGACGGCGTTGTTGCCGGCAATCACCGCAGCGCTCATGGGCCGGCCGGTTCATGTCATCACCGTCAACGACTATCTCGCCCGCCGTGATGCGGAGCAACTCGGCCCCGTCTACGCTGCGCTCGGCCTTACCGTTGGATTGGCCGAGCACGGGCAATCGCCTGAGGACCGACGCCGCGCCTACGCCAGCGACGTGACCTACTGCACCAACAAGGAACTGGTGTTCGACTATCTCCGGGACCGGCTGGTGCTTGGCCCGCGGCGCGCGAGCGCCCGGCTCCTCGTCGACCGGATGTTCCGGGATGGGCAGATCGGTGGCCTGCAACCGCTGCTTCTCCGCGGTCTGCATTGTGCGATCGTGGACGAGGCCGACAGCGTACTCATCGACGAAGCGCGCACGCCGCTGATCCTTTCCGGAGCACAGGAAGGTGCCGAGAACGCCGCCGGTCTCTACGAGGCTGCGCTCGATATCGCGCGCCGCCTGGATCCCGGCGATGCATTCCAGGTGCTGCCAAACGAAAAATCGATACGGCTCACCGCAGATGGCGAAAATCAAATCGCCGAGCTCGCTGCCGGAATGCCGGGCTTGTGGATCATTCGACGCGCCCGCGAGGAACTGGTCCAGCATGCGCTTGCCGCCCTGCACCTGTACCGCCGCGACGTCCAGTACATCGTTGCCGACGGGAAAGTGCAGATCGTCGATGAATATACCGGGCGCGTCATGCCGGACCGCTCATGGGAGAGCGGTATTCATCAGCTGATCGAGGCCAAGGAGCACTGCGCCATCACGGAGCGCCGCAAGACGCTGGCACAAATCACGTATCAGCGCTTCTTCCGCCGCTATGTGCATCTCTGCGGCATGACCGGTACTGCAACCGAGCCCGCGGGGGAATTATACGCCACCTACGGCCTGCCGATCGTTCGCATTCCGACGAATAGGCCATTGCGGCGCGCGAATGCGGGCACGCGCATGCTGTCGACGGCAGAACAGAAGTGGAAGGCCGTCCTTCGCTCTGTTCAAGCGGAGACACGCGCGGGCCGTGCCGTTCTGGTCGGAACGCGGTCGGTGGAAGCTTCCGAACAGATCTCGCAGTTGCTGCGCGCGGCAGGGCTCGAACCCATGGTCCTCAACGCGCGGCAGGATCGCGAGGAGGCCGAGGTCGTGGCACGCGCGGGCCAACCGGGCCGGATTACCGTCGCGACCAATATGGCTGGGCGCGGCACCGACATCCAGCTGCATGCGGCGGTGCGCGACGCAGGCGGCCTCCATGTCATCTTGACGGAATACCACGAATCCCGACGCATCGACCGTCAGCTTTACGGGCGTGCCGGCCGACAGGGCGATCCGGGCAGTTACCAGGCCATCGTCGCTATCGAGGATGAAATCTTTCAACGCTTTTCCTCGCGCGGATTGCTCCAGCTGGTCACTCGAAATCTCGCACCTGATCGGCAAATTCCTGCTGCGATCGCGCTCGCGCTGCGCAGCTACAGTCAAAGCGCAGCCGAGCGATTGCACGGACGCGCGCGCCAGGCTGCCGTTGCTGAGGATGATCGCATCAATAAAATTTTCGGCTTCGCCGGACCAGAATGA